In Plasmodium relictum strain SGS1 genome assembly, chromosome: 4, a single window of DNA contains:
- a CDS encoding AP-2 complex subunit sigma, putative translates to MLNFILLQNRQGKTRFSKWYINCNETKQKKIERDINKILINRSRSYANIFIYENFKIVYRLYAGLYFVVCIENENELYILEFIHFMAQLLDNFFTNVCELDLLFNFHFLYYFFDNIILGGYIYEVNKNIILDKINKIKKLI, encoded by the exons atgttgaattttattcttttgcAAAATAGGCAAGGAAAAACCAGATTTTCTAAATG GTACATTAATTGCAATGAAACTAAGcaaaagaaaatagaaagggatataaacaaaattttaataaatagaaGCAGATCCTAtgcaaatatatttatttatgaaaattttaaaattgtaTATAGATTATACGCAG gATTATATTTTGTTGTATGCATTGAAAATGAAAACGAATTATACATTTTGGAATTCATTCATTTTATGGCTCAATTATTAGACAATTTCTTTACTAATGTTTGCGAGCtagatttattatttaattttcattttctgtattatttttttgataatattatattaggaggatatatatatgaagttaataaaaatattatattagataaaataaataaaattaaaaagctcatataa
- a CDS encoding ATP synthase F1, alpha subunit, putative, producing the protein MFQLNKQLRRNLSNILKKKELWNSCFLKYSTKISPIEISKILEKKFENFDFKTSSNEVGYVLSVGDGICRAFGLNNVKSSELVEIHNEEDKGNITYGMATNLEYDNVGIVIFGNDRNIKEGDVIKRTNRIIDVNVGYELLGRVVDALGNEIDGEKKIVTKERRKIEIKAPGIIARKSVNESIITGIKCIDSLVPIGRGQRELIIGDRQTGKTAIAIDAIIHQKNINDQVSDNEKVYCVYVAIGQKKSNIAKLVNLLKKYDALKYTIIVNSSASDASPLQFLAPYTGCAMAEFFRDNGKHALIIFDDLSKQAVAYRQLSLLLRRPPGREAYPGDIFYIHSKLLERSSKLNDNLKGGSLTALPIIETLNNDVSAYIPTNVISITDGQIFLESELFYKGIIPAINVGLSVSRIGSSAQYKCMKKLASSMKLELAQFREIVAFSQFGSDLDASTKKLIEKGKILTEILKQKQYSPVSISYQICLIYAATKDYLANLPIDKVQDFEKQYFAYLDNNYGDVLKKIQGNCDLSEVEDQIKESIQKFLEIYKNE; encoded by the coding sequence atgtTTCAATTGAATAAGCAACTAAGAAGAAACTTGAgtaatattttgaaaaagaaagaattaTGGAATAGctgttttttaaaatactcAACAAAAATAAGTCCCATAGAAATATCcaaaattttagaaaaaaagtttgaaaattttgattttAAAACTTCTTCAAATGAAGTTGGATATGTTTTGAGTGTAGGAGATGGTATATGCAGAGCTTTTGGattaaataatgtaaaatCTTCTGAATTAGTAGAAATACATAATGAAGAAGATAAAGGAAATATAACATATGGAATGGCAACTAATTTAGAATATGATAATGTAGGTATTGTTATATTTGGTAATGatagaaatataaaagaaggaGATGTAATAAAAAGAACGAATAGAATTATTGATGTAAATGTTGGTTATGAATTATTAGGAAGAGTCGTAGATGCTTTAGGTAATGAAATAGatggagaaaaaaaaattgtaacaaaggaaagaagaaaaatagaGATAAAGGCACCTGGTATTATAGCAAGAAAAAGTGTAAATGAATCTATTATTACTGGAATTAAGTGTATTGATAGTTTAGTTCCAATAGGAAGAGGGCAAAGAGAATTAATAATAGGAGATAGACAAACGGGGAAAACAGCTATAGCCATAGATGCAATTATACaccagaaaaatataaatgatcaAGTAAGtgataatgaaaaagtatattGTGTATATGTAGCTATaggacaaaaaaaaagtaatatagcTAAATTGGtaaatcttttaaaaaaatatgatgcACTAAAATATACAATAATAGTTAATTCAAGTGCGTCAGATGCATCACCTCTTCAATTTTTAGCACCTTACACGGGTTGTGCAATGGCTGAATTTTTTAGAGATAATGGAAAACAtgctttaataatttttgatGATTTAAGTAAACAAGCAGTTGCATATAGGCAATTATCTTTACTTTTAAGGAGACCCCCAGGTAGAGAAGCTTATCCAGgagatatattttatatacattCAAAATTACTTGAAAGATCatcaaaattaaatgataacTTAAAGGGTGGCAGTTTGACTGCTCTACCAATTATAGAAACTTTAAATAATGATGTATCCGCTTATATCCCTACTAATGTCATTTCAATTACTGATGGACAAATCTTTTTAGAAAgtgaattattttataaaggAATTATACCGGCTATCAATGTTGGATTAAGTGTTTCAAGAATTGGAAGTAGTGCTCAATATAAGTGCATGAAAAAATTGGCTTCTTCTATGAAATTAGAATTAGCTCAATTTAGAGAAATTGTTGCCTTTTCACAATTTGGTTCAGATTTAGATGCATCAACTAAAAAGTTAatagaaaaaggaaaaatactTACTGAgattttaaaacaaaaacaataTTCACCAGTTAGTATAAGTTACCAAATATGCTTAATTTATGCAGCAACAAAAGATTATTTAGCTAATTTGCCTATTGATAAAGTTCAGGATTTTGAAAAACAATATTTTGCTTACCTAGATAATAACTATGGagatgttttaaaaaaaattcaaggGAATTGTGATTTATCGGAAGTAGAGGATCAAATAAAAGAAAGTATTCAgaaatttttagaaatataCAAGAATGAGTAA